Proteins found in one Zea mays cultivar B73 chromosome 1, Zm-B73-REFERENCE-NAM-5.0, whole genome shotgun sequence genomic segment:
- the LOC100304075 gene encoding uncharacterized protein isoform X1: MAPVVMMSMCVVVSLVAVQLQATSSDGATAATPSVVLPPVTVPRVRGRLEAGRKLQAVDAVGMGMDSVVRRTVVLTTMQTSNSPSLGYGSLRPNNAVCGSSCAGRPPVFMFIV; encoded by the exons ATGGCGCCGGTGGTCATGATGAGCATGTGCGTCGTCGTGTCGCTGGTGGCGGTGCAGCTGCAGGCGACGAGCAGCGACGGCGCCACGGCCGCCACACCGTCCGTGGTGCTGCCGCCGGTGACGGTGCCCCGTGTGCGCGGCCGGTTGGAGGCCGGTCGTAAGCTGCAGGCCGTCGACGCCGTCGGGATGGGCATGGACTCCGTGGTGCGTCGGACGGTGGTGCTCACCACGATGCAGACGAGCAACTCGCCCTCCCTGGGCTACGGCTCGCTCCGCCCGAACAACGCTGTGTGCGGGTCCAGCTGCGCCGGCAGACCTCCTG tgtttatgtttatagtgtAA
- the LOC100304075 gene encoding uncharacterized protein isoform X2, with amino-acid sequence MAPVVMMSMCVVVSLVAVQLQATSSDGATAATPSVVLPPVTVPRVRGRLEAGRKLQAVDAVGMGMDSVVRRTVVLTTMQTSNSPSLGYGSLRPNNAVCGSSCAGRPPV; translated from the exons ATGGCGCCGGTGGTCATGATGAGCATGTGCGTCGTCGTGTCGCTGGTGGCGGTGCAGCTGCAGGCGACGAGCAGCGACGGCGCCACGGCCGCCACACCGTCCGTGGTGCTGCCGCCGGTGACGGTGCCCCGTGTGCGCGGCCGGTTGGAGGCCGGTCGTAAGCTGCAGGCCGTCGACGCCGTCGGGATGGGCATGGACTCCGTGGTGCGTCGGACGGTGGTGCTCACCACGATGCAGACGAGCAACTCGCCCTCCCTGGGCTACGGCTCGCTCCGCCCGAACAACGCTGTGTGCGGGTCCAGCTGCGCCGGCAGACCTCCTG tgtAA